The Chitinivibrionia bacterium nucleotide sequence CTCCCACCGACTGTGCCGAGACTATTCCCGCCGGAAGCAAAGTCAAAATTGCGGAGATCGGGAAATTTTGGCAGATTAAAGCCATAAACACTTCCGGCAAGCGCAGTGCCAACCACAGGCTCAGGCTCAATACCCGACGCCCGCAAAACAGTGCCGCCATCGCCTGCACTAAGAGTAGGCTGAGCATCACGCCGCCCCCAACTTAAAGAAGACGGAAACAAAAGACCGATGCCATCCACCGACTGTTGTTGTCCAACAACAGTTATTGTATTACCGGTAGCACCAACACCTTCCAAAATACTCTGCAAATAAGCACCGCCGGGATTACGTTGCCCGTCCATATTCATACTTCTAAAAGTTCCGGATGTGCCATTCAACCGAACTGTATTAGCAGCCCCTACTTTCCCGCTTGGAGGGGTAACAAAATCAGCAAATCCTCCGGCTCGACGAATTTCCATATGACTACGAGCATAAAAAGTGTGTTGATTTAAAAAAGCAGCGTCAAACATCGGAAAATCATAAAGGCGTACTACGCCGCCGGTAGCAGTAGGAAAAGGCATAAAATCACAAGTACGCAATGTGGTAGGACGATTTACCCCACCCATTAACGTTTGAGTGTTCGCCGGAAAAACAGGTTGACAAGCCCCCACGACACAACCGTTTCCGCAACCTACCTGCCCAAAAACTGACGACACCATCGCCAAAAACACAATCAACACAAACTTCGCCCCAAAACCGCCGAGGCACACACGTCCCCTTAACAATCTTGCAACCATAATTTAATATCCCCTTTTATTTAAAAAAAATTTATTTTCCCATTTTCAATTGTATCACAGTCATTTTCTTTTCTTCGCGAGAATTTTCTTTTTTGCTTCTTCGAAAGAATGTCCTGCTTCCAAGAATTTTATAATTTCGAGCATTATTTCTCGTTCCGCTTCTCTTATACCTTCTCGTCTACCTTTTCTTTCCCCTGCTTTTCTTGCCGCATCCTCAAACGACCAAATATCGCGTTGCATTTTCAAGCGCGCCTCATAGCGTATTCTCTCTTCTTCATTGGTAGGCAACACTTTCAAAGATTCGCGTAAAGCGACTATCGTTTCGTTTTCTATCATACTTTTTCTCTCGAAAGAAATTTTTTCTGAGCTTCTTCGAGAGAACGCCCGCTTTTAAGAAAAGCAAGCATTTCTTGCATGCCTTCTATTTTGCCTTCTATTTTGCCTTCTATTTTGCCTTCTATTTTACCTTCTATTCTTCCCTCTCGCCTGCCTTTTCTTTCGCCTTCTTGCCTTGCCGCGTTTTCAAACGACTGAGCGTCGCGTTGCATTTTAAGACGAGCCTCGTAAAGCATTCTTTGCTCTTTATCGGCGCTCATTATTTTCAGGTAATCAAACGCTGTATTTATAGCTTTATTTTTTTGCGCGACCATAACAAAATCCTCCTCTTCTTCGGAATTGATAAAACTTAACCAATCGGAAAGCGTTTCGTTTTTTTCAAGATTTATTCTCGACAAATCTAACACGTGGATTATTTGCAAGTCATTAAACCGAAAACGCTCGTCTTCTTCAAACATAGAAAATATATTGTGGCACTTCTTTGATTTCTTAAAAAGCGTTTTTTCTAAAACATTTATTGAAATTACCGGCTTTAATTTAGAATAATCGTCGCCCACACCCATTTGATCTACAAGCGACCTGCCCGAATAATACGAAATCCTGGAACGCAAATCGGGTGTATTGCGGGCTTGCATTTCAATATTAACAAGTTCACCGTTTGCCAATTCCGCTTTTACGTCTAAAATGCTCAACTTGTCATCTTCGCTTCTTTGTTTATTTATGGGGTCAAGCAGACGAAGATTTTTTATTCGCTTGCCGATAACAGCTTCCAAAAACTCCCTTAATACGTCAATATTGCGTTCGTCGCCGAAAATCGCCTTGAAGACAATATCCTTTTTCGGCGGAAGTATTTTAGGCAAACCGTCGTTTTCAAAACTATTTTCTTTTAAATGTTTCAAAACACACAACCTCATTTTTAATTTTTTCTTTTTTTAAGCCCTAAAAAGAACAGAATTTTTCGCCGTATTTCCCAAACAAAAACCACGCCGCTAACAGCAAAAAAACTTTTTCCCGCGCCAAATATACATCAGCGCGCAACAAAATAGCGAAAAAAAGTACTTTGTACAGCAATTTTGATATATTTCAGATAAAACGCGACGCTTTTAGTGAAAATATAGTATATTTATAACGCAAAGGAGAATAAATGAGGAATATTAGGAAAAGAAAGACAGTAGAACGCAACAACGACACGGACAATTTACCAAAGAAAATGGGCGATATGTTCTCTAATGCGTTTGTA carries:
- a CDS encoding Rpn family recombination-promoting nuclease/putative transposase: MKHLKENSFENDGLPKILPPKKDIVFKAIFGDERNIDVLREFLEAVIGKRIKNLRLLDPINKQRSEDDKLSILDVKAELANGELVNIEMQARNTPDLRSRISYYSGRSLVDQMGVGDDYSKLKPVISINVLEKTLFKKSKKCHNIFSMFEEDERFRFNDLQIIHVLDLSRINLEKNETLSDWLSFINSEEEEDFVMVAQKNKAINTAFDYLKIMSADKEQRMLYEARLKMQRDAQSFENAARQEGERKGRREGRIEGKIEGKIEGKIEGKIEGMQEMLAFLKSGRSLEEAQKKFLSREKV